In Prunus dulcis chromosome 2, ALMONDv2, whole genome shotgun sequence, a single genomic region encodes these proteins:
- the LOC117618802 gene encoding uncharacterized protein LOC117618802 isoform X2, translating into MEPAKIDWKNLEWKFVEDKAYEQINAPKWFDFLNPDQNSVDDQAWFCRPECKHPKTAEDFLKSSPLKVSSPAVVSEVSPLGDKIQRDVKLKRRGLTQSSIYPINNSRVQEDSENQNPNLSTPPINQAKAMKATIKSSAEKKQPIESTPQNSEVLPRLRSTLSARNLFAGRDILNQLTDFCSELKRMAMRAREKEDVEGLDVRKSLGGLKEEEVVKKEECNGEVLGELNGRQTERMPLLEVGKGKTRRQTERMPFLEVGKGKTQRQTENMPLLEVKTEGMEGSIIKEKQRRNKRIDETENIPISLNLESVKRKGGECLLQIRTNPPSPQCFSAPRPPSKLTPSQASKSKLMERGILADAEQNNKVTKENSTEKGKTACIVDGREARTMDVFWFLKPCTTLSN; encoded by the exons ATGGAACCAGCAAAAATTGATTGGAAAAACTTAGAATGGAAATTTGTTGAGGATAAAGCCTATGAGCAAATAAACGCACCCAAGTGGTTCGATTTCTTGAACCCAGATCAAAACTCTGTGGACGACCAGGCCTGGTTCTGCAGACCCG AATGTAAGCATCCAAAGACGGCTGAAGATTTTCTCAAATCATCACCTCTCAAG GTTTCAAGCCCAGCTGTTGTTTCTGAAGTTTCTCCACTTGGTGATAAAATCCAGAG AGATGTGAAATTGAAGAGAAGAGGGCTCACTCAGTCTTCAATTTACCCGATTAATAATTCAAGAGTCCAGGAAGACAGCGAAAATCAGAACCCCAACCTATCAACTCCTCCAATTAACCAAGCAAAGGCCATGAAGGCAACCATCAAATCAAGCGCAGAGAAGAAGCAGCCAATTGAAAGCACACCGCAGAACAGTGAGGTGCTTCCGAGGCTGAGAAGCACGCTGTCAGCGAGAAATTTATTTGCAGGGCGAGATATTCTGAATCAGCTTACAGACTTCTGCAGCGAATTGAAGAGAATGGCGATGAGAGCAAGGGAGAAAGAGGATGTGGAGGGGTTGGATGTAAGGAAAAGCCTAGGGGGtttgaaggaagaagaggtGGTGAAGAAGGAGGAGTGTAATGGTGAGGTTTTGGGTGAGTTGAATGGGAGGCAAACTGAGAGGATGCCATTGCTTGAGGTGGGTAAAGGGAAAACCAGGAGGCAAACAGAGAGAATGCCATTCCTTGAGGTGGGTAAAGGGAAAACTCAGAGGCAAACAGAGAACATGCCATTGCTTGAGGTGAAAACTGAAGGAATGGAGGGGAGCATTATCAAGGAGAAGCAGAGGAGGAACAA AAGAATTGACGAGACAGAGAACATCCCAATCTCTCTGAATTTAGAGAGTGTAAAGCGCAAAGGAGGGGAGTGCTTGCTGCAAATCCGAACCAACCCTCCCTCTCCTCAATGCTTTTCTGCCCCGAGGCCCCCAAGCAAACTGACACCTTCACAAGCTTCCAAGTCCAAGCTGATG GAAAGGGGAATCCTTGCAGACGCAGAGCAAAACAATAAAGTGACCAAGGAGAATTCCACAGAGAAAGGGAAAACTGCTTGCATTGTTGATGGAAGAGAAGCAAGAACCATGGACGTTTTTTGGTTTCTAAAACCTTGCACAACGCTATCCAACTAA
- the LOC117618802 gene encoding uncharacterized protein LOC117618802 isoform X1, which translates to MEPAKIDWKNLEWKFVEDKAYEQINAPKWFDFLNPDQNSVDDQAWFCRPECKHPKTAEDFLKSSPLKKVSSPAVVSEVSPLGDKIQRDVKLKRRGLTQSSIYPINNSRVQEDSENQNPNLSTPPINQAKAMKATIKSSAEKKQPIESTPQNSEVLPRLRSTLSARNLFAGRDILNQLTDFCSELKRMAMRAREKEDVEGLDVRKSLGGLKEEEVVKKEECNGEVLGELNGRQTERMPLLEVGKGKTRRQTERMPFLEVGKGKTQRQTENMPLLEVKTEGMEGSIIKEKQRRNKRIDETENIPISLNLESVKRKGGECLLQIRTNPPSPQCFSAPRPPSKLTPSQASKSKLMERGILADAEQNNKVTKENSTEKGKTACIVDGREARTMDVFWFLKPCTTLSN; encoded by the exons ATGGAACCAGCAAAAATTGATTGGAAAAACTTAGAATGGAAATTTGTTGAGGATAAAGCCTATGAGCAAATAAACGCACCCAAGTGGTTCGATTTCTTGAACCCAGATCAAAACTCTGTGGACGACCAGGCCTGGTTCTGCAGACCCG AATGTAAGCATCCAAAGACGGCTGAAGATTTTCTCAAATCATCACCTCTCAAG AAGGTTTCAAGCCCAGCTGTTGTTTCTGAAGTTTCTCCACTTGGTGATAAAATCCAGAG AGATGTGAAATTGAAGAGAAGAGGGCTCACTCAGTCTTCAATTTACCCGATTAATAATTCAAGAGTCCAGGAAGACAGCGAAAATCAGAACCCCAACCTATCAACTCCTCCAATTAACCAAGCAAAGGCCATGAAGGCAACCATCAAATCAAGCGCAGAGAAGAAGCAGCCAATTGAAAGCACACCGCAGAACAGTGAGGTGCTTCCGAGGCTGAGAAGCACGCTGTCAGCGAGAAATTTATTTGCAGGGCGAGATATTCTGAATCAGCTTACAGACTTCTGCAGCGAATTGAAGAGAATGGCGATGAGAGCAAGGGAGAAAGAGGATGTGGAGGGGTTGGATGTAAGGAAAAGCCTAGGGGGtttgaaggaagaagaggtGGTGAAGAAGGAGGAGTGTAATGGTGAGGTTTTGGGTGAGTTGAATGGGAGGCAAACTGAGAGGATGCCATTGCTTGAGGTGGGTAAAGGGAAAACCAGGAGGCAAACAGAGAGAATGCCATTCCTTGAGGTGGGTAAAGGGAAAACTCAGAGGCAAACAGAGAACATGCCATTGCTTGAGGTGAAAACTGAAGGAATGGAGGGGAGCATTATCAAGGAGAAGCAGAGGAGGAACAA AAGAATTGACGAGACAGAGAACATCCCAATCTCTCTGAATTTAGAGAGTGTAAAGCGCAAAGGAGGGGAGTGCTTGCTGCAAATCCGAACCAACCCTCCCTCTCCTCAATGCTTTTCTGCCCCGAGGCCCCCAAGCAAACTGACACCTTCACAAGCTTCCAAGTCCAAGCTGATG GAAAGGGGAATCCTTGCAGACGCAGAGCAAAACAATAAAGTGACCAAGGAGAATTCCACAGAGAAAGGGAAAACTGCTTGCATTGTTGATGGAAGAGAAGCAAGAACCATGGACGTTTTTTGGTTTCTAAAACCTTGCACAACGCTATCCAACTAA
- the LOC117619009 gene encoding uncharacterized protein LOC117619009, giving the protein MIMLQLFFTVAFSAVPLTLYVPPLRSLNPFVETMEDLLSESRSYTNRVYPRVRHLWVRILDCLLCSTR; this is encoded by the coding sequence ATGATCATGTTGCAGCTGTTCTTCACAGTGGCCTTCTCTGCAGTGCCACTGACTCTGTACGTTCCACCACTCAGAAGCCTAAACCCCTTTGTAGAGACCATGGAGGATCTCTTATCCGAGTCAAGATCATACACCAATAGGGTCTACCCACGTGTACGCCATCTTTGGGTTAGGATCTTGGATTGTTTACTTTGCAGCACAAGGTAG